In Sphaerisporangium krabiense, the DNA window CGAAGGACCCCGGCCCCGGCCGGGGTCTTTCTCGTTCACCGCGCCGTGCGCGGGTACGGCGGGCGGTGTGGGGCGGTGGCCTGCCGTGCAGGCGGGATGTAAGCGGGTTGTAAGGGGGCGTCCCTAGCGTGGTCCTCGTTCGAAGATCACAAGGAAAGGCACATAATGTCCCTCAACCTCCCCCGTCACGCTCTCGCCGTCGTCGCGACGGCGGTGCTCGTCTCGCTCACGACGGGATGTGGCGGCGGTAGCACCAAGGCGGTCTGCGAGGACGCGCTGAAGGCGTTCCAGGACTACAGCACCCAGGCCGCCGCGGGCGCCGGCAACCTGGAGGCGTTCAACACGGCGACCGCCGGCCTGGCCGCCAAGCTCAAGGACCTGTCCGGCAAGGCCGACGGCGACCTGAAGGCCACCCTGACGGACCTGTCCACCACCTGGGGCGGCATCAAGATCGACGTCTCCAACCCCACTGCGGCCACCGAGCTGACAAAGCTCACCACCCAGGCCACCGACGCCACCCAGCGCCTGGCCAAGAACTGCTCGTAGCGCCCCGCGTCCCCACGAAGAGCCCCGGCCACCGCCGGGGCTTCCTCATGTCCCGGCGAGCCGAGGAGGCGTCACAGTTCGACGGGGAGGTGCCGGGGGCCGCGGAGCATGGCGTTGTGCCGGTAGGCGGGCGGGTCCCGCAGGAGCGTCGCGGCGCCGAGGTGGGGGATCAGAGCGCCGAGTGCGGTCTGAGCCTCGACCCGGGCCAGCGGCGCGCCGTAGCAGAGATGGACGCCGCCGCCGAAGCCGAGGTGCTGGTTGTCGGTGCGGGCGGGGTCGAACCGTTCGGGATCGGGGAACCGCTTGGGGTCGCGGTTGCCGGAGGCCAGCACCAGGATCAGGGGCACGCCCTTGGGGACGGTGACGCCGGCGACGTCGATGTTGGCCAGAGGGGTGCGCCTGCGGATCTGGACCGGGGGCTCGTACCGCAGCAGTTCCTCCACCGCCGCGGGGAGCAGATCGGGTTCACGGCGCAGCCGGTCCAACTGGTCGGGGTGGCGCAGCAGGGTGAGCACCCCGTTGGCGATCAGGTTGACCGTGGTCTCGTGCCCGGCGACCAGCAGCAGCACGGCGGTGGCCGCGAGCTCCTCCCGGGTGAACGCTCCGCCCGGCTCGTTGACGAACGCCGAGAGCATGTCGTCGCCGGGGTGGCCGCGGCGCCCCTCGGCGAGGTCCACCAGGTACCGGCCCATCTCCGTCAGAGCCTGCTCGCCGGCCGTCCGCCGTTCGCCGGGGTCCTGGCCGGGCGTGATGTCCGCGACATCGACGATCGCGGCGGACCACTCCCGGAACACCGGCTCGTCCTCCCGGGGCACACCGAGCAGCCGGCAGATGACGGTGACCGGCAGCGGGTAGGCGAAGTCCTCCACGACGTCGATCCGCGTGCGGCCCTCCAGCGCCTCGGCCAGTTCCGCGGTGATCGAGGCGATCTGGCCGCGCATCGCGTCCACCCGGTGCGGGCTGTGCGGAGGGCCGAACGGCCGCATGGCCAGGCCGCGCAGCCGGTGGTGCTCGGGGTCGTCGAGCCGGATGAAGGAGAGCTGCCCCGCCTCCGGGACCACCTCGCGGTATGGAGGGGCGAGGTTGCGGGGGTCGGAGCTGACCCGCGGATCGTGCAGCAGCGCGGCGATGTCGTAATAGGTGCCGACCAGGTAGCTTCCATCGGTCTGCCGAACCACCCCCGCCTCGCGGAGCTCGGCGTACAGCGGGTAGGGGTCGGGGCGGTTGGCGTGGTCGGTGATCCGCTCCAGCAGGGTGTCGACGGCCATGCGGGCTCCTGGTGGCAGGGAAGGGACGGCGAGGATCAGCCGCCGGGCCGGACCAGAGTCAGCCGGCGGTCGGGCAGGTGGCCGGTGAGCGCGACGGTGGGACCGTGCAGGAGCCCCCGAGGGTCGGGCACGTTGGAGGGGACCGGGAACTCGGTCACCAGCGGGTGGCCGTCGGCCGCGCCCGGACCGGGCGGGAACGGGGCCGCGGTCTCGATCAGGCCCTGGTAGTGCTCCAGCCACTTGGCCATGTTCACGGTGACCGCGGCGGTCACGCGGCCCCGGTAGCCGTAGACCGCCACCAGACGGCGTTCGCCGAGCGAGCCCTGGGCGATGACCACCTGGTCGGAGAAGGAGGGGACGCCGACGGACTTGACGTTCACCCCGAACTGGCTGGACCAGAAGACCGGGACCGCCAGGTGCGGGCGCCGCAGCGGCCCCGGACTGACCATGTTGTGGGCGGCGACCCCGGCCTGCGCGACCGCGTTGCCCCAGTGCTCCAGGGCGAGCATCTGGTACTCGAACAGCGGGTGCGGGAAGCGGGCGACGTCGCCGGCCACGAAGACGTCGTCGGTGACGATGCCGTAGGCGTCGAAGACACGGCACCCCGCGTCGCAGGCGACCCCCAGCCGGCCCGCGGCCAGCCCGGAGTCCGCCAGCCATTCGGTGTTGCGGACCGCCCCCATCGCGACGACGCACACGTCCGCGTCGACGCGGTCGCCGTCCGACAGGTCCGCGCCGGTGAAGCGGCCGTTCCCCCGCAGCGCGGTCACCGTCACCCCGCAGCGCAGGTCCACCCCGTGCGCCCGCTGCAGCCCTGCCGCGAGCTTCGCCAGCGTCCCGCCGAGCGCGCCCACCAGCGGTGCGGGGCCACGTTCCGCGACGGTGACCTCGATGCCCCGCTCCCGGCAGGCCGAGGCGATCTCCGAGCCCGTGAAGCCCCCGCCGATCACCAGCACCCGGCGCGGCCCCGCGGCCAGCCGCTCGGCCAGGCGCGCCGCGTCGTCGGCGGTGCGCAGGGTGAGAACCCCGTCCAGGGCCGCCTGCGCCGGGTCGGGCCAGGGCCGTGCCCGCGTCCCGGTGGCGATCAGCAGCCGGTCGTAGGGCAGCGACTCGCCGTCGGCCAGCAGCACCCGCTTCCCCGCCGCGTCCAGACCCGTGGCCGCCACCCCCAGCCGCCAGTCCGCGTCCAGGCCCCGGCGCGCGGGAAGCGCGGTGGCGTCCGCCGCGGCCTTGCCGAGCAGCACCTGTTTGGACAGCGGCGGCCGGTCGTAGGGCGGGTGGGGCTCGTCTCCCACGACGGTCAACGAGCCGGTGAAGCCCTCCTCGCGCAGCGTCTCGGCGGCCCGCAGCCCGGCCAGCGACGCGCCGACGATGACGATGCGGCCCTGGTCGAGATCACGGGGCATCGGCCCTCACCTGCTCACCCACGAGGATGGCCTGGACGGGGCACGCCGCCGCGGCCTGGCGTACCCGGTCGAGCAGGCCGGCGGGCACGTCAGGGTCGTACAGCAGCGCCTCCTCGCCGTGCAGCTCGAACACCTGAGGGGCGAGGAACACGCACTGCGCGTAGCCCTGGCAGCGGGTGAGGTCCACCACGATCCGCATCCGCGCCACCCCCTGAGTCGCCGGGCGCCCGGTCGTCTGTCCCGGGTTCGGGAAGGAACGTCGGTGAGCAGTCTCGCGCGTCCGGTCCTGGACACCGGTACGCCGAGCCCGGCCTTTGCCCCAACTCAGACGATTCATTGGACCGGACGAGACCGGTGCCGCCGGCCGGGGCATCACCGGCGGGGTCACCCGTGGGGACGGTGAGTGAGGAGCTCGTTGAAGATCCTCACCACCTCGGGGCGGTGGAGGGGGCCGACGTGGGGCGCCGCGACGCTGCGTACGTCGGTCGGGTTGTCCGGCGTGAGACGGTCGGCCTCGCTGATGAACCGGTCCTGTAGCGCCGGGGGAATCAGCCGGTCGAGGGTGAAACGGACGTAGGTTCGCGAAATGCGGCCCCAGGTGTGCGCCTCGCCCCGCGCCTCGGCCATGGGGATGGTGGCGGTCTCGTCAGGTTCGAGCATGTTGAGCAGCCGGCTCACCCCCTCGTCGGTGAAGTCGGCGGCGAGGGCCTCCTTGACGCCGCGGAACACGGCCGGGTCGGCCGAGCGCCAGTTGAGCCGGTCACCTTCCGGCGGAGGTCTCCGGGTACGGCACTAGGCACCGGCGGCGGTCAGGTCGTCGCGGTCGGTGGTCATGGCGATCGGGCGCTGGGCGCGTACCGCGCTCAGGCGGGCGTGCAGGGCGTCGTGGACCAGTCGGTAGGCGTCCGAGCCGAGCAACTGGCGGCGCGGCGGGTCCGCGTGGACGCCGATGCGGATCATCGCCTGGGCTACCTTGCGCGGATCGCCGGGCATGTCCCGCAACGCGACGGAGGACTCGCCGTGGGTGAAGGCGGCGGCCTGGGTCCCCGCGTAGGCGGCGAGCTCGGAGGGCGCGACGTCGGCGGACGCGTAGAAGCCGGTGGCGACCATGCCCGGTTCGATGAGGGTCGTGCGGATGCCGAATGGTTCGACCTCCTGCGCGTAGGCCTCGAAGAACCCCTCGATCGCCCACTTGCTCGCGTGGTACAGCGACAGCGCGGGGTAGGCGATGTGCCCGCCCATGCTGGAGGTCTGCAGGATCCGGCCGCCGCCCTGCTCACGCAGGTGCGGCGTGACCGCGCGGACGAGCTGGATCGGGGCCGTGACGTTGGTGTCGAGCTGGCGGCGGATCTGCTCGTCGGTGAGCTCCTCGGCCAGGCCGATCAGTCCGTGGCCGGCGTTGGACACGACGACGTCGATCCGCCCGAGGTCGGCGAACGCGCGGCGGACGACCTCGCGCATCCGCGCGGTGTCGGTGACGTCGAGCTCGGCACGCCACAGCCGGTCGGTGTGGCGGTCGGCCAGTTCGTCGAGCCGGGAGGGATCGCGCAGGGTGGCGGCGACACGGTCACCGCGCCCGAGCAGGATCTCGGTCATTTCCCTGCCGAAACCGCGGGACGTGCCGGTGATGAACCAGGTCCTCATGTCAGTGCTCCTCCGATCAGGGTGCCGGTCTCCGAGCCGGTTTCCGATGTCCATGACATCGCCGAGCGCGGACCGGCATCAACGACGAACACCGGCATGTCCGACAGGCGGAGCCTGTCACTATGGGGTATGGAGCTTCGGCAGTTGGAGTACGCCGTCACCGTCGCGGAGGAACTGCACTTCGGCCGGGCCGCGGCGCGGTTGCACGTCACCCAGCAGTCCGTCAGCGAGCAGATCCGCCGCCTGGAACGCGAACTCGGCGCCCCCCTGTTCACCCGCACCAGCCGGCGGGTGACGGTGACCGCGGTGGGGGAGGTGTTCCTGCGCGAGGCGCGCGGTGCGGTGGCCGCCGTGCGCCACGCTCTCGACGTCGGCCGCCGCGCCGCCGCCGGCACGCTGGACGACGTGAGCGTCGGCTACGCCGAGGACCTCGGCCCGCGGCTGTTCCAGCTCGCGGTGCCCGCGTTGCGCGCCCGCCTTCCCTCGGTCCGGCTGGCCCCCTGCCCGATGACCACCCCCGACCAGCTCGCCGCGCTCACCGGCCGCCGTCTCGACGTCGGCTTCTGCTGGACCGCCGAGCTCCCGCCCGGCCTCGACTCGCTCCTGGTGACCCGCGAACCTCTCGTGGTCGCGCTGTCCGCCGGTCATCCCCTCGCGGGCTCCGACACGATCGATCCCGCCCGGTTGTCGCACGAGCCGCTGGTCACCGTCGAGCGCGCCGTCAACCCATGGCTGCACGACCACTTCGTCGGCCAGCTCGAGGCCCGCGGCGCCACGGTGACCATCCACCGGGAGATATCCAGCCTCGACCGGCTCCTGCCGTTGGTGCTCACCGGCTCCGCCGTCGGGCTCACCGTCGTCGGCGCCGCCGCGGCCAGGCCCTTCGCCGGAGTCGTCTACCGCCCCTTCAGCGAGCCGAGCCCCTACGCCGACCACAGCGTCGTCTGGCGGCGCGACGCCGCCGGACCCGCCGTCGCGGCCCTCGTCGACGTCGTCCGCGAGCTACGCGACGCCGGAGCCTTCATGCCCCCGGAACTCGGCCGGCCGCATCAGGAACCGGTCCGTGGCGACAGGATTCTCGGCGACAATTGACCGCATCCGGCTACGGACCGGGCGGGTTCGTGTGCGGAATGCGGTGAACGGGTACATGGTTATGCCGTTCGACACGACGAGAGACGAGACGAGGAGCCATCTGTGGCGACGATCGCGGTGACCGAGTCCAACTTCAACGAGATCGCCGACGAGGGGATCGTCCTCCTCGACTTCTGGGCCGCCTGGTGCGGGCCGTGCCGCACCTTCGGGCCCATCTTCGAGAAGGCGTCCCAGAAGCACGCGGACATCACCTTCGGGAAGATCGACACCGACGCCGAGCGGGCGCTGGCGGAAGGGTTCGACATCACCTCGATCCCGACCGTGATGGCCATCCGTGACGGCATCGTGGTCTTCGCCCAGCCGGGCGCCCTCCCCGCTCCCGCCCTGGAGGACCTGATCACCCAGGTCCGCGCGCTGGACATGGACGCCATCCGCAAGGAGATCGCCAACGACATCGACTCCGGCCGCGCCGAGGGCCCGGAGGACGGCCGCCGTCCGTGAGGATCGCGCCCCCCTGAACATGACAGAGCCGGCCTTCGCTTCCGCGGGGGCCGGCTCTTCGTGCGATCAGCTCAGGCGGTACAGCTCGGCGACGCGGAAGGCCAGGTCCAGCGACTGGCCGCGGTTGAGGCGGGGGTCGCAGGCGGTCTCGTAGCGCAGCGCCAGGTCCTCCTCGACGATGGGGTGGCCGCCGCCGACGCACTCGGTGACGTCGTCGCCGGTGAACTCGATGTGGATGCCGCCCGGGTGGGTGCCGAGCGCGCGGTGCACCTCGAAGAAGCCCGCCACCTCGTCGAGCACGTCGTCGAGCCTGCGGGTCTTGTGCCCGCTCGGGGCCTCGAAGGTGTTGCCGTGCATCGGGTCGCAGATCCAGGCGATCTGCGCGCCGCTCGCGCGGATCTTCTCGACCAGCGGCGGCAGGGCGTCGCGCACCTTGGAGGCGCCCATGCGCGCGATGAAGGTGAGCCGCCCGGCCTCGTTGGCCGGGTTGAGCTTGTCGATCAGCGCCAGCGCCTCCTCGGGGGAGGTGGTCGGGCCGAGCTTGACGCCGATGGGGTTGCGGATGCGGCTGAAGAACTCCACGTGGGCGCCGTCGAGCTGGCGGGTGCGCTCGCCGATCCAGACCATGTGGGCCGACACGTCGTACGGCAGGCCGGTGCGGGAGTCGACGCGGGTGAGGGCGCGGTCGTAGTCGAGGATCAGGGCCTCGTGCGAGGAGTAGAACTCGACCGTGTGGAACTCCTCGGGATCGGCGCGGCAGGCGTGCATGAACGCCAGGGCCTGGTCGATCTCGCGGGCGAGTTGCTCGTAGCGGCGGCCCGCGGGGGACTCGGCCACGAAGTCCTGGTTCCAGGCGTGGACCTGGCGCAGGTCGGCGTACCCGCCCTTGGTGAAGGCGCGGGCCAGGTTGAGCGTCACCGCGGAGGAATGGTACGCCCGCAGCAGGCGCACGGGGTCGGGCGTGCGGGACTCGGGGGTGAAGTCGAAGCCGTTGACCATGTCGCCGCGGTAGGCCGGGAGCTCGACGCCGCCGCGGGTCTCGGTCGGCTTGGAGCGCGGCTTGGCGAACTGCCCCGCCAAGCGGCCGATCTTGACGACGGGGACGCGGCCGGCGTAGGTGAGCACGATGGCCATCTGCAACAGCGTCTTCAGCTTGTTGCGGACGTTGTCGGCGGTGGCGCCGGCGAAGGTCTCGGCGCAGTCACCGCCCTGGAGGACGAACGCCTCGCCCCGCGCGACGGCGGCGAGACGGTCCTTGAGCTCGTCGCACTCTCCGGCGAACACGAGCGGCGGCAGGCCGTGCAGCTCGGCGACGACGGACTCCAGCGCGGACCGGTCGGGCCAGTCGGGCTGCTGGGCGGCGGGGAGGTCCCGCCAGCTATCGAGGTTGATCGGTTCGGCGCTCACCCTGAAAGGCTATTGCACGCCGTGGGGTCCCACCGAGGTCGTGTCCACAGGGTGAGAAAGATTTCCGGGGCCGGGTCCCGCGGGATGCCGGGCGCGCCGGGGATTCCGGGGGTGCCTCTGGGGTCCGCGCGTGGCCGGAAGGCGCTACGGGGCCGATGGAACGCCGCCCGCGCGCCGGCGACACCGGGCGGGGCGCGGCAGGAATAACCGGGGGCTTCGCGGGCAGTCGGAGGGCGCCCCCTCAAGGGGCAGGCACCGAGCGACGTGGAGTTGAGGTCACATGATCATACTGGGCATGTTACTTGTCGTGCTCGCCGGAGCCGCTCTGGTGGCGGTGGCGAACGACGGCGCCGGCGGCGTTGCGGCGATCACCGTGCTGGGCCGGACGATCGAGATGTCCGCGCTGGAGCTGTTCCTCGCCGGCGCGGCGACCGCGGCGGTCTTCCTCATCGGCCTGATGGTGCTCACCGGCGGCATGCGCCGTTCCGGGGCCAGGCGCAGGCGGCTGCGCGAGGCCCGCGCCGAGGCCGACAAGGTCGCGCGCCTGGAGGAGGAGAAGCGGACGCTGGAGCGCAGGCTGGAGGCCGAGTCCACGGCCCCGGCGACCGCGCCCCGCGCCACCGGCTACGTCCCGGCCCAGGCCCCCTCGCCGGACTCGGCCGGGAGGCCGCTCGGCCGCCACGCGCACGCCCCGGACAGGGACGGCGACGGCGTCGACGACCGGGCCGAGGCCAGGACGGACAGCACCGACCGTGCCGACCGCGCCGACCGTGCCGACAGGGCGGATCGCGTGGGCGCGGGCGCGCGCCGGCCGGCGGAGCCGCACGACCGGCTCGTGGCGGGCGACCGTGTGGACGAGGGACGCTGACCCGGCGATGGCGACACGCGAGGACGGGCCGGCCGTCCGGGGACCGGGTCCCTGGGCGGCCCTGCCCGCGCGCCGCCGCCTGTCGCGTCCGGTGCGCCACCGCTGCGTACGCCGGCACGTCCGGCCCGGCGCGCGGGAAGGACGTGCTCAGCGCCTCGTGAGCACGTCCAGGCTCCTGGTGAGCCCCTCGGTGGCCAGGCCCCGGATCCGCCCGTAGGACTCCTCCGGGTACTGCCGGGGGCCGTTCTCGACCAGCAGCACCAGGTACAGGTACACGCGGTACATCGCCTCCCGGGTGCGGGCCCCGGGCGTGAGCTCCACCTTGCCGCCCGCCTCGCGGTAGCCGGCGAGGACCGGATCGTCGTCGTCCAGCTCACCGAAGATCGTCGGCGCGACGAAGTCGGCCAGCGGATCGCCCCAGAACGCCCGCTCGTAGTCGATCAGGGCCTGGATGCGCGGCGGCCCCTCCGAGGGCGGGGTCAGGAACACGTTGCCCGGCCAGAGGTCGAAGTGCACCAGCGCGGGCGCGGTGACCTCCTCCAGCGCGGCGGCGTTGGAGTAGACGGCGCCCGCGATCTCCACCAGCGTCCGCGGCAGCGGGGTCGCGTACCGCACGGCGTCGTCCAGCAGCGCGCCGGTCATGGCCAGGAACGCGTCCCGCCAGTTCGTCCCGGTGAGCGCCGCGTAGGGGTAGCCGTAGACGCCGTCGCCGGGGATGCCGTGCAGCGTGGCGATGTGCCCGCCGAGCTGGTGGCGCAGCGACCGCTGGTCGGCCTCGCCGAGCGAGGACGCCTGGTTCCACGGCACGCCGTCCAGCGCCGACATGATCAGGTAGTCGCCGCCGAGCTCGGGGTCGTCGAAGCCGGACTGCAGCAGGCGGGGCAGCGGCAGCCCCGTGGGCGTGGCCAGGTGGTACACCAGCGCCTCGGTGCGCAGCAGGTCGCGCTCGTAGCGGAGCGCCTCCAGGCCGGGCGGCGGGCCGGCCTTCAGCACGACCTGGCGGCCGTCCTTCAGGGTCAGCCGCCACACCGCGTTGGCGAAGCCGTCCAGGAGCTCCTCGGCGGAGCCGACCTCCGC includes these proteins:
- a CDS encoding cytochrome P450, translated to MAVDTLLERITDHANRPDPYPLYAELREAGVVRQTDGSYLVGTYYDIAALLHDPRVSSDPRNLAPPYREVVPEAGQLSFIRLDDPEHHRLRGLAMRPFGPPHSPHRVDAMRGQIASITAELAEALEGRTRIDVVEDFAYPLPVTVICRLLGVPREDEPVFREWSAAIVDVADITPGQDPGERRTAGEQALTEMGRYLVDLAEGRRGHPGDDMLSAFVNEPGGAFTREELAATAVLLLVAGHETTVNLIANGVLTLLRHPDQLDRLRREPDLLPAAVEELLRYEPPVQIRRRTPLANIDVAGVTVPKGVPLILVLASGNRDPKRFPDPERFDPARTDNQHLGFGGGVHLCYGAPLARVEAQTALGALIPHLGAATLLRDPPAYRHNAMLRGPRHLPVEL
- a CDS encoding NAD(P)/FAD-dependent oxidoreductase, whose translation is MPRDLDQGRIVIVGASLAGLRAAETLREEGFTGSLTVVGDEPHPPYDRPPLSKQVLLGKAAADATALPARRGLDADWRLGVAATGLDAAGKRVLLADGESLPYDRLLIATGTRARPWPDPAQAALDGVLTLRTADDAARLAERLAAGPRRVLVIGGGFTGSEIASACRERGIEVTVAERGPAPLVGALGGTLAKLAAGLQRAHGVDLRCGVTVTALRGNGRFTGADLSDGDRVDADVCVVAMGAVRNTEWLADSGLAAGRLGVACDAGCRVFDAYGIVTDDVFVAGDVARFPHPLFEYQMLALEHWGNAVAQAGVAAHNMVSPGPLRRPHLAVPVFWSSQFGVNVKSVGVPSFSDQVVIAQGSLGERRLVAVYGYRGRVTAAVTVNMAKWLEHYQGLIETAAPFPPGPGAADGHPLVTEFPVPSNVPDPRGLLHGPTVALTGHLPDRRLTLVRPGG
- a CDS encoding ferredoxin, with amino-acid sequence MRIVVDLTRCQGYAQCVFLAPQVFELHGEEALLYDPDVPAGLLDRVRQAAAACPVQAILVGEQVRADAP
- a CDS encoding SDR family oxidoreductase, with the translated sequence MRTWFITGTSRGFGREMTEILLGRGDRVAATLRDPSRLDELADRHTDRLWRAELDVTDTARMREVVRRAFADLGRIDVVVSNAGHGLIGLAEELTDEQIRRQLDTNVTAPIQLVRAVTPHLREQGGGRILQTSSMGGHIAYPALSLYHASKWAIEGFFEAYAQEVEPFGIRTTLIEPGMVATGFYASADVAPSELAAYAGTQAAAFTHGESSVALRDMPGDPRKVAQAMIRIGVHADPPRRQLLGSDAYRLVHDALHARLSAVRAQRPIAMTTDRDDLTAAGA
- a CDS encoding LysR family transcriptional regulator gives rise to the protein MELRQLEYAVTVAEELHFGRAAARLHVTQQSVSEQIRRLERELGAPLFTRTSRRVTVTAVGEVFLREARGAVAAVRHALDVGRRAAAGTLDDVSVGYAEDLGPRLFQLAVPALRARLPSVRLAPCPMTTPDQLAALTGRRLDVGFCWTAELPPGLDSLLVTREPLVVALSAGHPLAGSDTIDPARLSHEPLVTVERAVNPWLHDHFVGQLEARGATVTIHREISSLDRLLPLVLTGSAVGLTVVGAAAARPFAGVVYRPFSEPSPYADHSVVWRRDAAGPAVAALVDVVRELRDAGAFMPPELGRPHQEPVRGDRILGDN
- the trxA gene encoding thioredoxin: MATIAVTESNFNEIADEGIVLLDFWAAWCGPCRTFGPIFEKASQKHADITFGKIDTDAERALAEGFDITSIPTVMAIRDGIVVFAQPGALPAPALEDLITQVRALDMDAIRKEIANDIDSGRAEGPEDGRRP
- a CDS encoding class II 3-deoxy-7-phosphoheptulonate synthase, with amino-acid sequence MSAEPINLDSWRDLPAAQQPDWPDRSALESVVAELHGLPPLVFAGECDELKDRLAAVARGEAFVLQGGDCAETFAGATADNVRNKLKTLLQMAIVLTYAGRVPVVKIGRLAGQFAKPRSKPTETRGGVELPAYRGDMVNGFDFTPESRTPDPVRLLRAYHSSAVTLNLARAFTKGGYADLRQVHAWNQDFVAESPAGRRYEQLAREIDQALAFMHACRADPEEFHTVEFYSSHEALILDYDRALTRVDSRTGLPYDVSAHMVWIGERTRQLDGAHVEFFSRIRNPIGVKLGPTTSPEEALALIDKLNPANEAGRLTFIARMGASKVRDALPPLVEKIRASGAQIAWICDPMHGNTFEAPSGHKTRRLDDVLDEVAGFFEVHRALGTHPGGIHIEFTGDDVTECVGGGHPIVEEDLALRYETACDPRLNRGQSLDLAFRVAELYRLS
- a CDS encoding phosphotransferase family protein, encoding MESRTKRRLTPAQLDALAARALGAEVGSAEELLDGFANAVWRLTLKDGRQVVLKAGPPPGLEALRYERDLLRTEALVYHLATPTGLPLPRLLQSGFDDPELGGDYLIMSALDGVPWNQASSLGEADQRSLRHQLGGHIATLHGIPGDGVYGYPYAALTGTNWRDAFLAMTGALLDDAVRYATPLPRTLVEIAGAVYSNAAALEEVTAPALVHFDLWPGNVFLTPPSEGPPRIQALIDYERAFWGDPLADFVAPTIFGELDDDDPVLAGYREAGGKVELTPGARTREAMYRVYLYLVLLVENGPRQYPEESYGRIRGLATEGLTRSLDVLTRR